The following proteins come from a genomic window of Victivallis lenta:
- the add gene encoding adenosine deaminase: protein MTLLSIKSTQHYDFVKLPKTDLHVHLEGTLEPEMLFKFAARNHISLPWKNPKCLYEACKFRDLSGFLAVYYKGCEVLVTEQDFYDLTHAYLQRASADGVVHTEFFFNPQIFRKEKLPLHAIMRAVFSAVHDMQERISCLYMGTVMRTRPVEEALQALDELTPWYHQIAAFGMGGAENGNPPSRFRPYFDACRERGFRICVHAGEEGPAAYVHEAVELNVDRIDHGNAAIHDPDLMQTLVEKRIPLTMCPISNLRLNVVKNLSEHPLKQMLSRGLCVTINSDDPAYFLGYASDNWAAVHQALNLTTNEIFQLAINGIDASFLPKEQKEKWRNQIKTALYS from the coding sequence ATGACTCTGTTATCAATAAAATCCACTCAACATTACGATTTTGTAAAATTACCCAAAACCGATTTGCATGTTCATCTGGAAGGCACACTCGAACCGGAAATGCTTTTCAAGTTTGCAGCTCGAAATCATATCTCTCTGCCATGGAAAAATCCGAAGTGCCTGTATGAAGCGTGCAAGTTTCGTGATCTTTCCGGTTTTCTCGCCGTCTATTATAAGGGGTGCGAGGTTCTAGTCACAGAACAGGACTTTTACGATCTTACGCATGCTTATCTTCAAAGAGCTTCTGCTGATGGGGTAGTCCATACAGAATTTTTCTTCAATCCACAAATTTTCCGAAAAGAAAAACTGCCTCTTCATGCTATCATGCGCGCTGTTTTCAGTGCTGTTCATGATATGCAAGAACGTATTTCCTGCCTTTACATGGGAACTGTAATGCGGACTCGTCCCGTGGAAGAGGCTTTGCAAGCACTGGATGAGCTGACTCCATGGTATCATCAGATTGCTGCCTTTGGCATGGGCGGAGCAGAAAACGGGAATCCGCCATCGCGTTTCAGACCATATTTCGATGCATGCAGAGAGCGGGGATTCCGTATCTGTGTCCATGCTGGAGAGGAAGGTCCAGCGGCATATGTCCATGAGGCTGTCGAACTCAATGTCGACCGTATTGATCATGGCAATGCCGCCATACACGATCCAGATCTGATGCAAACCCTTGTGGAAAAGCGCATCCCGCTGACAATGTGTCCCATTTCCAATCTTCGTTTGAATGTTGTCAAAAATCTCTCTGAACATCCTCTGAAGCAAATGCTTTCCCGTGGATTATGTGTGACAATCAATTCGGATGATCCCGCTTATTTCCTAGGCTATGCCAGTGATAACTGGGCAGCAGTCCATCAGGCTCTGAATCTGACGACTAATGAAATATTTCAACTGGCAATCAATGGGATTGATGCCTCATTTCTTCCAAAAGAACAAAAGGAAAAATGGCGGAATCAAATCAAAACTGCATTGTATAGTTAA
- a CDS encoding Bro-N domain-containing protein, with translation MNPFTTYQFRKMPVRIVRKSDKNYFVIRDICNILGWSNPNRELAKHTENVPLYERIRTPGGLQVVRLVPRADVEKLLAANSGHKALLLERYLRNEVFPKLDAEEKAAAQVRALIVGFISTMHTLMTEQYFADKYHGERNDRRK, from the coding sequence ATGAATCCTTTCACAACGTATCAGTTCCGTAAAATGCCGGTCCGGATTGTGCGGAAGAGCGATAAAAATTACTTCGTGATCCGCGACATCTGCAACATTCTCGGCTGGAGCAATCCCAACCGGGAACTGGCAAAACACACCGAAAACGTTCCGCTTTATGAACGGATCCGGACACCCGGCGGACTGCAGGTCGTCCGGCTTGTCCCGCGCGCGGACGTTGAGAAACTGCTTGCCGCAAACTCTGGACACAAGGCTCTGCTTCTGGAACGCTACCTGAGAAACGAAGTATTTCCCAAGCTGGACGCGGAGGAGAAGGCAGCGGCGCAGGTCAGAGCTCTGATCGTGGGATTCATTTCCACGATGCACACACTCATGACGGAACAGTATTTCGCCGACAAATATCATGGAGAACGCAATGACCGACGCAAATGA
- a CDS encoding helix-turn-helix domain-containing protein, protein MSVYANAADVLPSELLKAVQKHWRGLLYIPPVNYKSKADKNFVQNMVASGTPIGEVADMIGLTPRRIYQIQKKNRE, encoded by the coding sequence ATGTCCGTTTATGCTAACGCGGCAGATGTGCTGCCGTCCGAACTGCTCAAGGCGGTTCAAAAGCATTGGCGCGGTCTGCTTTATATCCCTCCGGTGAACTACAAGTCAAAGGCAGACAAGAACTTCGTGCAGAACATGGTTGCCTCCGGCACTCCCATCGGCGAGGTCGCAGATATGATCGGACTCACCCCACGGCGGATTTATCAGATCCAGAAGAAAAACCGGGAATAG
- a CDS encoding nucleotidyl transferase AbiEii/AbiGii toxin family protein, with the protein MSKPNPTNYAHSIFTRLKNLAKQKGYFFNHLLIRYATERFLYRLSVSAYAAQFVLKGGNLFIIWQNGWSFRPTIDSDLLCFGQADEEHLKIIFRQLCSLPGHLEDGMSYDANSITISTIREDTEYGGTRIVLNAFLGNARIPLQFDIGIGDAITPAAETAYFPVLLGGLSPKLRIYPKETSIAEKAEAMITKGFANSRMKDFYDIWLLSELFNFDYKTLRLALCNTFKRRNIPLPGSIPECFSDEFMMSPMKQTQWNAFIRKNQLRENPGNFYDAALRIKSFLLPVLLPRTDTPTQWKAAQGWE; encoded by the coding sequence ATGAGTAAGCCGAATCCAACCAACTATGCGCATTCTATTTTTACCAGACTTAAAAATCTGGCGAAACAAAAAGGATATTTTTTCAACCATCTTCTGATTCGCTATGCCACAGAAAGATTTCTTTATCGGTTGAGCGTTTCTGCATATGCAGCTCAGTTCGTTCTGAAAGGTGGAAATCTTTTTATTATTTGGCAAAACGGCTGGAGCTTTCGCCCCACAATTGATTCCGATCTTTTGTGTTTCGGCCAAGCAGATGAAGAACATTTAAAAATCATTTTCCGGCAACTCTGCTCATTACCGGGTCATTTGGAAGATGGCATGAGCTATGATGCAAACTCCATAACGATATCTACCATTCGGGAAGACACAGAATATGGCGGAACGCGAATTGTCTTGAATGCCTTTCTTGGAAATGCCCGAATTCCCCTTCAGTTTGATATCGGCATTGGTGATGCAATTACCCCGGCAGCAGAAACAGCATATTTTCCCGTATTGTTGGGAGGACTTTCTCCCAAATTGAGGATTTATCCAAAAGAAACTTCTATTGCAGAAAAAGCCGAAGCAATGATTACCAAAGGCTTCGCGAACAGCAGAATGAAAGATTTTTATGACATATGGCTCCTTTCTGAGCTTTTCAATTTTGACTACAAAACTTTGAGGCTGGCACTCTGCAACACCTTTAAGCGACGTAATATCCCGTTGCCTGGTTCCATTCCTGAATGTTTCTCGGATGAGTTTATGATGTCTCCAATGAAGCAAACCCAATGGAACGCATTCATCCGCAAAAACCAACTCCGCGAAAATCCGGGGAATTTTTATGATGCGGCATTGCGAATCAAGAGCTTTCTGCTCCCAGTTCTTCTGCCGCGCACCGATACGCCCACTCAGTGGAAAGCGGCGCAAGGCTGGGAATAA
- a CDS encoding type IV toxin-antitoxin system AbiEi family antitoxin domain-containing protein — protein sequence MTPAQEKIEKLLQQQKPFTAEEAHTAGISAQMLAHYCRKGKLERACRGIYTPPETEITQYPEIELLVRKKTDFVVCLISALQIHEFTTQLANTLWIAIRQGARIPSVQFPIHCIRLTDAVYSYGIEERELNGLKFKVFSAAKTVADCFKFRNKIGLDVALEALKEGYRKKMFTPSELHNAAEICRVKNVIRPYEELILS from the coding sequence ATGACTCCAGCTCAGGAAAAAATCGAAAAACTGCTGCAACAGCAAAAGCCATTTACAGCGGAAGAAGCGCACACGGCAGGTATTTCAGCGCAAATGCTCGCTCATTATTGTCGCAAAGGTAAATTAGAACGCGCTTGTCGCGGGATTTACACTCCTCCTGAAACGGAAATAACCCAATATCCAGAAATAGAACTGCTGGTTCGTAAAAAGACGGACTTTGTGGTTTGCCTGATTTCCGCACTTCAAATTCATGAGTTCACTACTCAGTTGGCAAATACCCTCTGGATCGCAATTCGGCAGGGGGCACGAATCCCTTCCGTGCAATTTCCCATTCACTGCATACGACTGACTGATGCAGTTTATTCTTATGGGATTGAGGAACGAGAACTCAATGGACTCAAATTCAAAGTTTTTTCCGCTGCCAAAACAGTAGCCGACTGTTTCAAATTCCGCAATAAAATCGGATTGGACGTTGCTCTGGAAGCTCTGAAAGAGGGATATCGAAAAAAGATGTTCACGCCTTCTGAACTTCACAATGCCGCAGAAATCTGCCGAGTAAAAAACGTTATCCGCCCTTATGAGGAATTGATTCTGTCATGA
- a CDS encoding DNA modification methylase yields MQIINMKLSEIHPYEKNPRFNDGAVEAVANSIKEFGFQQPIVVDKDFVVIVGHTRLKAAEQLGLTEVPVVIAENLTPEQVQAYRIADNKTGEIAEWNYDLLPIELRDLQEKDFDLSLLGFDTDELDRLLNGSSEENVVAEGETDADAVPDVPEEPVSQPGVIYQLGKHRLMCGDSTRAADVARLMSGGEADLVFTDPPYGVSYRGVNNPGGRLWEVIENDDLRGEKLSEFLLAAFKNLKASLREKRAFYIWYASSNHLQFEHAIIDAGLKSKQVLFWNKGMILGHSDYHWAAEPCFYGCHEGENCEWFGDRCQTTVWDIKRDNTREYVHPTQKPTALAIKAIFNSSKAGETVLDLFGGSGSTLIACEQTNRVNCTMEFDPKYVDVIRRRWAEFVHGEGCDWQALTPAVEE; encoded by the coding sequence ATGCAAATCATCAACATGAAACTCTCGGAGATCCATCCGTATGAGAAGAACCCGCGCTTCAACGACGGCGCGGTGGAGGCGGTTGCCAACTCGATCAAGGAGTTCGGCTTCCAGCAGCCAATTGTCGTGGACAAAGATTTCGTCGTGATTGTCGGCCACACAAGGCTGAAAGCGGCGGAACAGCTCGGCCTCACGGAAGTTCCGGTGGTGATCGCGGAAAACCTCACGCCGGAACAGGTGCAGGCGTATCGAATCGCGGACAACAAGACCGGCGAGATCGCGGAGTGGAACTACGACCTGCTGCCGATCGAACTGCGCGATTTGCAGGAAAAGGATTTTGACCTGTCGCTCCTCGGATTCGACACCGATGAGCTTGACCGTCTGCTGAACGGAAGTTCCGAAGAAAATGTGGTTGCCGAGGGAGAGACGGATGCTGACGCCGTCCCGGATGTCCCGGAAGAGCCGGTCAGTCAGCCGGGGGTGATCTATCAGCTCGGCAAGCACCGGCTCATGTGCGGCGATTCCACCAGGGCGGCAGATGTCGCCCGTCTCATGAGCGGCGGGGAAGCGGATCTCGTTTTCACCGATCCGCCGTATGGCGTCAGTTATCGCGGAGTGAACAATCCGGGCGGCCGACTGTGGGAGGTCATTGAAAACGACGATCTGCGCGGGGAAAAACTTTCGGAGTTCCTGCTTGCCGCATTCAAAAATCTGAAAGCGAGCCTCCGGGAAAAGCGGGCGTTCTACATCTGGTATGCCAGCAGCAATCATTTGCAGTTTGAACACGCCATCATTGATGCCGGACTGAAATCCAAACAGGTATTGTTCTGGAACAAGGGAATGATCCTTGGTCACAGCGATTACCATTGGGCGGCGGAACCGTGCTTTTACGGCTGTCATGAGGGCGAGAACTGCGAGTGGTTCGGCGACCGCTGTCAGACGACGGTCTGGGACATCAAGCGGGACAACACGCGGGAATATGTGCATCCGACGCAGAAACCGACTGCGCTGGCGATCAAGGCGATTTTCAACTCTTCGAAGGCGGGCGAGACTGTGCTGGATCTGTTTGGCGGCTCGGGCAGCACGCTGATCGCCTGCGAGCAGACAAACCGCGTCAACTGCACGATGGAGTTCGATCCGAAATATGTGGACGTGATCCGCCGCCGCTGGGCGGAGTTCGTCCATGGCGAGGGCTGTGACTGGCAGGCGCTTACTCCGGCGGTCGAAGAATAA